The Deinococcus aquaedulcis region AATCCCGCCCGTAATGGCCAGCTTCTGGTTCCAGGGCAGCTTCATCCAGCCCACAGCCATCAGGCCGCCCAGGCTGACGAACTCGCCCAGGGTGGTGGGCTCATAGGGCTCCAGCTCCTCGCCGCGCACCATACGCAGGATGTTCTTGCCAGTCAGGCGGCCCTGCTGCCCGGCGTGCTGGGCGGTGGTGGGCACCGGCTTGCCGTCCTGGTTCAGCGCGAGGCCCATGTCGCCAATCACGAACACCTCGGGGTAGCCCTTGGCGCGCAACTTGTCGTCCACGGCGATGCGGCCACCGGGGCCCTTCTCCAGCTTGCTGCCGCTCACGATGTCGCGCGCCTGAATCCCGCCGGTCCAGATGATCTTGCCCGCTTCGATGATCTTCTGCTCGCCGCTGGCGGTCTGGACGGTCACGGTGTCGGCGGTGGCCTGCATCAGGCGGTGGCCCACCAGGATGTGAATGCCGTACTCCTCGAGCGTTTTCTGCGCCTTGGCCCGCAGGCCCTCGTCCAGAATGGGCAGAATCTTGGGCCCGGCTTCCACGAGGTAGATGTTGAAGGGCGGTAGGCCGCGCTCCTTGCTCAGCAGCTGGGCGCGCTGGGCCAGTTCGGTCACCAGTTCCACGCCGGTCAGGCCAGCGCCGCCCACCACGATGTCGCGGTTGCCCTGGTAGTCGCTGGAAAACGCGCGGTTGACGAAGTTAAAGATCTCGTCGGCGTCGCTGAGCTGCTTGAGCTCGGCGGCGTTTTCCGCCAGACCCGGAATGCGGTAGAAGTTCGTGACCGAACCCAGCGCCACCACCAGGGTGTCGTAGGTGAGCACGCGGCCGTCTTTCAGGCGCACTTCCTTGTCGTCTAGGGCCACGTGTTCCACCTGGGCCTGTTCCAGCGCCACGCCGGTGCCGCGCAGCAGCGGGGTCAGGGGCAGGGTCACGCGGGTGTTGTGGGCCGCCGCCTCGTGCAGGCGGGTTTCAAAGGTGTGGTAGGCATTTTGCTCCACCATCAGGGCTTCCAGGCCAGGGGTGGGCTTCAGTTTGGTGGCAACGGCCAGGCCGGCGTAACCAGC contains the following coding sequences:
- a CDS encoding NAD(P)/FAD-dependent oxidoreductase: MKTLILGAGYAGLAVATKLKPTPGLEALMVEQNAYHTFETRLHEAAAHNTRVTLPLTPLLRGTGVALEQAQVEHVALDDKEVRLKDGRVLTYDTLVVALGSVTNFYRIPGLAENAAELKQLSDADEIFNFVNRAFSSDYQGNRDIVVGGAGLTGVELVTELAQRAQLLSKERGLPPFNIYLVEAGPKILPILDEGLRAKAQKTLEEYGIHILVGHRLMQATADTVTVQTASGEQKIIEAGKIIWTGGIQARDIVSGSKLEKGPGGRIAVDDKLRAKGYPEVFVIGDMGLALNQDGKPVPTTAQHAGQQGRLTGKNILRMVRGEELEPYEPTTLGEFVSLGGLMAVGWMKLPWNQKLAITGGIAHVMKRASEWRWRASID